From Equus quagga isolate Etosha38 chromosome 3, UCLA_HA_Equagga_1.0, whole genome shotgun sequence, one genomic window encodes:
- the TLR10 gene encoding toll-like receptor 10, translating to MRHIRSIYVFCCIVMSACGWASKLPEERELTTNCSNMSLRKVPVDLTPTTTTLDLSYNLLSQLQSSDFHSVSELKVLILCHNRIQELDIKTFEFNKELRYLDLSYNRLKIVTWYSLAGLRHLDLSFNDFDTMPISEETGNMSHLEILGLSGAKIQKSDFQKIAHLHLNTVFLGLRTLSHYEEGSLPILNTTKLHIVLPMNTNFWVLLHDGIKTSKILEMTNVDGKSQFASYETQQNLILENAKTSILLLNKVDLLWDDLLLIFQFVWHTSVEYFHIQNVTFGGKVYLDHNSFNYSNTVMRAVKLEHVHYRVFYIPQERVYLLFTKMGIENLTISDAQMPHMVFPTCPSKFQYLNFANNILTDDLFKRSIHLPHLKTLILKGNKLETLSLVSCFANNTSLKHLDLSQNLLQHENDENCWWPETLITMNLSSNKFADSVFRCLPQSIQILDLNNNKIQTVPKEMIHLKSLRELNLAFNFLTDLPGCSHFRRLSILNIEMNLILSPSLDFFQSCQEVKTLNAGRNPFRCTCELRDFIQLEKYSEGMMVGWLDSYICEYPLSLKGTQLKDVHLPELSCNTALLIVTIVVVMLILGMAATFCCLHFDLPWYLRMLHQWTQTWHRVRKATQGQLKRNVQFHVFISYSERDSAWVKHELIPKLEKEDGSVLICLHEGNFDPGNSITESIINHTEKSYKIILVLSPDFVQSEWYRYELDFTHHNLCHENSNYIILILLEPIPLYCIPTRYPKLKALMEKKAYLEWPKDRRKCRLFWANLRAAIHVNLVETRETCELQTFIELNEESQGSAISLIRTDCL from the coding sequence ATGAGACACATCAGAagcatttatgtattttgttgtaTTGTTATGTCAGCATGTGGCTGGGCTTCAAAGCtgccagaagaaagagaattgaCAACCAACTGCTCCAATATGTCTCTAAGAAAGGTTCCTGTGGACTTGACGccaaccaccaccaccctggATTTATCCTACAACCTCCTTTCTCAACTCCAGAGTTCAGATTTTCATTCTGTCTCTGAACTGAAAGTTTTGATTCTATGCCATAACAGAATCCAAGAACTGGATATCAAGACCTTTGAATTCAACAAGGAGTTAAGATATTTAGATTTGTCTTACAACAGACTGAAGATTGTAACTTGGTATTCACTGGCAGGTCTCAGACATTTAGATCTTTCTTTCAATGACTTTGACACCATGCCTATCTCTGAGGAGACTGGCAACATGTCACACCTGGAAATCCTAGGTTTGAGTGgggcaaaaatacaaaaatcagatTTCCAGAAAATTGCCCATTTACATCTAAATACTGTCTTCTTAGGATTGAGAACTCTTTCTCATTATGAAGAAGGTAGCTTGCCCATCTTAAACACCACAAAACTTCACATCGTTTTACCAATGAACACAAATTTTTGGGTTCTTTTGCATGATGGAATCAAGActtcaaaaatattagaaatgacaAATGTAGATGGCAAAAGCCAATTTGCAAGCTATGAAACTCAACAAAATCTTATTTTAGAGAATGCCAAGACATCTATTCTGTTACTTAATAAGGTTGATTTACTCTGGGATGACCTCCTCCTTATCTTCCAATTTGTTTGGCATACATCAGTGGAATACTTCCACATCCAAAATGTGACTTTTGGAGGTAAGGTTTATCTTGACCACAATTCATTTAACTACTCAAATACTGTAATGAGAGCTGTAAAATTGGAGCATGTACATTACAGagttttttatattccacaagAGAGAGTCTACTTGCTTTTTaccaaaatgggtatagaaaacCTGACAATATCAGATGCACAAATGCCACATATGGTGTTCCCGACTTGTCCTTCAAAAttccaatatttaaattttgctaATAATATCTTAACAGATGACCTGTTTAAAAGATCTATCCACTTGCCTCATTTGAAAACTCTCATTTTGAAGGGCAATAAATTGGAGACACTTTCCTTAGTGAGTTGCTTTGCTAACAACACATCCTTGAAGCACTTAGATCTGAGCCAAAATCTGTTACAAcatgaaaatgatgaaaattgCTGGTGGCCAGAAACCTTGATCACTATGAACCTGTCATCCAATAAATTTGCTGATTCTGTTTTCAGGTGCTTGCCCCAAAGTATTCAAATACTTGACCTGAATAATAACAAAATTCAAACTGTCCCTAAAGAGATGATTCATCTGAAGTCTTTGCGAGAGCTAAATCTTGCATTTAATTTTCTAACTGATCTTCCTGGGTGCAGTCATTTCAGAAGACTCTCAATTCTGAACATTGAAATGAACTTAATTCTCAGCCCATCTCTGGATTTTTTTCAGAGCTGCCAGGAAGTTAAGACTCTAAATGCAGGAAGAAATCCATTTCGGTGTACTTGTGAATTAAGAGATTTCATTCAGCTTGAAAAATATTCAGAGGGCATGATGGTTGGATGGTTAGATTCATACATCTGTGAGTACCCTTTAAGTCTAAAGGGGACTCAGTTAAAGGATGTTCACCTTCCTGAACTATCTTGCAACACAGCTCTATTGATTGTCACCATTGTGGTTGTCATGCTCATTTTGGGGATGGCTGCGACTTTCTGCTGCCTCCACTTTGACCTGCCCTGGTATCTTAGGATGCTACATCaatggacacagacatggcacaggGTTAGGAAGGCAACCCAAGGACAACTCAAGAGAAATGTCCAAttccatgtgtttatttcatATAGTGAACGTGATTCCGCCTGGGTGAAGCATGAATTGATCCCCAAGCTAGAGAAAGAAGATGGTTCTGTGTTAATTTGCCTTCACGAGGGAAACTTTGACCCTGGCAACAGCATTACTGAAAGTATCATAAACCACACTGAGAAAAGCTATAAAATCATCTTAGTTTTGTCTCCAGACTTTGTTCAGAGTGAGTGGTACCGTTATGAACTCGACTTTACCCATCACAATCTCTGTCATGAAAATTCTAATTACATAATTCTTATCTTACTAGAACCCATTCCACTCTACTGCATTCCTACCAGGTATCCTAAGCTGAAAGCTCTCATGGAAAAGAAAGCATACTTGGAATGGCCCAAGGATAGGCGTAAATGTAGACTTTTTTGGGCAAATCTTCGAGCTGCTATTCATGTTAATTTAGTAGAAACCAGAGAGACGTGTGAACTACAGACATTCATAGAGCTGAATGAAGAGTCTCAAGGGTCTGCAATTTCTCTGATAAGAACAGACTGCCTGTAA